In the Populus trichocarpa isolate Nisqually-1 chromosome 1, P.trichocarpa_v4.1, whole genome shotgun sequence genome, one interval contains:
- the LOC7496065 gene encoding glutathione reductase, cytosolic isoform X2, giving the protein MELRCVIRGCVPKKILVYGANFGGEIEDARNYGWEVNEKVDFNWKKLLQKKTDEIIRLNGIYKRLLSNAGVKLYEGEGKIVGPNEVEMTQLDGTKLRYSAKHILIATGSRAQRPAIPGQELAITSDEALSLEDLPKRAVVFGGGYVAVEFASIWRGMGATVDLFFRKELPLRGFDDEMRAVVARNLEGRGINLHPRSNLIELTKTEEGIKIYTDHKEELLADVVLFATGRAPNTKRLNLEAVGIELDNAGAVKVDEYSRTNIPTIWAVGDVTNRMNLTPVALMEGTCFAKTVFAGQPTKPDYNHIPCAVFSIPPLSVVGLSEEQALEQANGDVLVFTSTFNPMKNTISGRQEKTVMKLVVDAETDKVLGASMSGPDAPEIMQGIAVALKCGATKQQFDSTVGIHPSAAEEFVTMRSVTRRVTAGGKPKTTNP; this is encoded by the exons ATGGAGCTAAG GTGTGTTATTCGTGGTTGTGTTCCAAAGAAGATTTTAGTTTATGGAGCCAATTTTGGAGGTGAAATTGAG GATGCCAGGAATTACGGTTGGGAAGTGAACGAGAAAGTGGACTTTAACTGGAAAAAACTGTTGCAGAAAAAG ACGGATGAAATAATCAGGTTAAATGGAATTTACAAGAGGTTACTATCTAATGCTGGGGTTAAACTGTATGAAGGAGAGGGAAAGATTGTTGGTCCTAATGAAGTTGAGATGACTCAACTAGATGGGACTAAATTGAGGTACTCAGCAAAGCACATACTGATTGCAACTGGCAGTAGGGCTCAACGACCGGCTATTCCTGGGCAG GAGCTGGCCATAACTTCTGACGAGGCATTGAGTTTGGAAGATTTGCCTAAGCGTGCAGTGGTGTTTGGTGGGGG GTACGTTGCTGTTGAGTTTGCTTCAATATGGCGTGGCATGGGTGCTACTGTGGATCTATTTTTCAGAAAGGAACTTCCATTAAG GGGTTTTGATGATGAAATGAGGGCCGTGGTTGCGAGAAATCTAGAAGGCAGGGGAATTAATTTGCATccaagatcaaatttgatagag TTGACTAAAACAGAGGAGGGAATAAAAATTTACACCGATCACAAAGAGGAGCTGCTGGCAGATGTTGTACTTTTTGCCACTG GTAGAGCTCCCAATACGAAGAGATTAAATTTGGAAGCTGTAGGCATTGAGCTTGATAATGCGGGAGCTGTGAAG GTTGACGAATACTCTCGCACCAACATACCTACCATATGGGCTGTTGGTGATGTCACAAACCGAATGAATCTGACTCCTGTGGCCTTAATGGAGGGAACATGCTTTGCA AAAACTGTTTTTGCGGGGCAACCTACCAAACCAGACTACAATCACATACCATGTGCTGTATTTAG CATACCTCCTCTCTCTGTGGTGGGCCTCAGTGAGGAGCAGGCGTTAGAGCAAGcaaatggtgatgtattggtttTCACTTCGACTTTCAACCCTATGAAGAATACTATCTCTGG ACGACAAGAGAAGACGGTAATGAAGCTTGTTGTTGATGCTGAGACGGATAAGGTTCTTGGAGCTTCCATGTCTGGGCCAGATGCACCTGAAATCATGCAG GGTATTGCTGTTGCGCTGAAGTGTGGAGCAACAAAGCAACAATTTGACAGTACT GTGGGAATACACCCTTCTGCTGCTGAGGAATTTGTGACCATGCGTTCAGTGACTAGACGCGTTACTGCTGGTGGCAAACCAAAGACAACAAATCCGTAA
- the LOC7496064 gene encoding protein disulfide isomerase pTAC5, chloroplastic, producing the protein MMMRMSSSSFPLSLNPKPFHPHKQSHSTHSPLQFSKHTTVLPLSRSTLSKPHYICFSSNPDREESRWLREEQRWLREEERWLREEKRWSCDRESLLAQIQSLKLQIEALENRISVLQGGEDTVAKVGLLLQVLKDKNNNNLIAESGSSARPLVLEENVVEEQKEVIDRVLEEKKERKTLRKGSEGEQVKEMQDALQKLGFYSGEEDMEYSSFSSGTERAVRTWQASLGASEDGIMTTELLKRLYMEQHIDARMPSISETQKGSAQTVPAEEGADGAAVTSVTEISEIHQKVVKEEVTEVDVSHHRVFLLGENRWEEPSRLNGRKKQVSGSKTKDSTKQCLTCRGEGRLLCTECDGTGEPNVEPQFLEWVGEGANCPYCEGQGYTICDVCAGKTTI; encoded by the exons atgatgatgagaaTGTCTTCTTCTAGTTTTCCCCTCTCTCTAAATCCTAAACCTTTTCATCCCCACAAGCAATCTCACAGCACACACTCTCCACTCCAATTCTCCAAACACACAACAGTACTACCACTCTCGCGCTCTACTCTTTCAAAACCTCATTACATCTGCTTCTCTTCTAATCCAGACCGAGAGGAATCCCGGTGGCTCCGAGAGGAACAGCGGTGGCTACGTGAAGAGGAAAGGTGGCTCCGTGAAGAGAAGCGTTGGAGCTGCGACAGAGAATCGCTCCTCGCTCAAATACAATCCTTAAAGCTTCAAATCGAAGCACTAGAGAATCGAATCTCAGTCCTTCAAGGAGGAGAGGATACGGTAGCTAAAGTAGGGTTGTTACTGCAGGTTTTGAAAGACAAGAATAATAACAATTTGATTGCAGAGAGTGGGTCCAGTGCGAGACCTCTTGTGTTGGAGGAGAATGTGGTGGAAGAACAGAAGGAAGTGATTGATAGGGTTTTGGAGGAGAAGAAGGAGAGGAAAACCCTAAGGAAAGGAAGCGAAGGAGAACAAGTAAAAGAGATGCAG GACGCTTTGCAAAAATTGGGATTTTACTCAGGGGAAGAAGACATGGAATATTCTAGCTTCTCAAGTGGGACTGAACGTGCTGTGAGGACCTGGCAA GCATCTTTAGGTGCCTCTGAAGATGGAATAATGACTACAGAGCTCCTCAAAAGGTTATATATGGAGCAACATATTGATGCTCGGATGCCAAGTATTAGCGAAACTCAAAAGGGAAGCGCTCAAACTGTTCCAGCAGAG GAAGGTGCCGATGGAGCTGCTGTTACGTCTGTAACAGAAATCTCAGAAATACATCAGAAAGTTGTGAAAGAAGAAGTGACAGAAGTTGATGTATCGCATCATAGAGTATTTCTTCTTGGGGAGAATCGTTGGGAAGAACCTTCTAGACTTAATGGCAGAAAGAAACAAGTTAGCGGGAGCAAAACGAAGGATTCCACAAAACAGTGCCTTACATGTCGTGGGGAGGGTCGTTTGCTGTGCACAG AATGTGATGGTACTGGTGAGCCAAACGTGGAGCCACAG TTTTTGGAATGGGTTGGTGAAGGAGCAAATTGTCCTTACTGTGAAGGACAAGGGTATACAATATGTGATGTGTGTGCAGGAAAAACAACAATTTAG
- the LOC7496065 gene encoding glutathione reductase, chloroplastic isoform X1 — translation MARKMLIDGEVNQTNQVEEEAHFDFDLFVIGAGSGGVRAARFSANYGAKVGICELPFHPISSEVIGGVGGTCVIRGCVPKKILVYGANFGGEIEDARNYGWEVNEKVDFNWKKLLQKKTDEIIRLNGIYKRLLSNAGVKLYEGEGKIVGPNEVEMTQLDGTKLRYSAKHILIATGSRAQRPAIPGQELAITSDEALSLEDLPKRAVVFGGGYVAVEFASIWRGMGATVDLFFRKELPLRGFDDEMRAVVARNLEGRGINLHPRSNLIELTKTEEGIKIYTDHKEELLADVVLFATGRAPNTKRLNLEAVGIELDNAGAVKVDEYSRTNIPTIWAVGDVTNRMNLTPVALMEGTCFAKTVFAGQPTKPDYNHIPCAVFSIPPLSVVGLSEEQALEQANGDVLVFTSTFNPMKNTISGRQEKTVMKLVVDAETDKVLGASMSGPDAPEIMQGIAVALKCGATKQQFDSTVGIHPSAAEEFVTMRSVTRRVTAGGKPKTTNP, via the exons ATGGCAAGAAAGATGCTTATTGATGGGGAGGTGAACCAAACTAACCAAGTAGAAGAAGAGGCCcactttgattttgatttgtttgttattgGAGCTGGGAGTGGTGGTGTTCGTGCTGCTAGGTTTTCTGCTAATTATGGAGCTAAG GTTGGAATTTGTGAACTTCCATTCCATCCTATCAGCTCGGAAGTAATTGGAGGCGTTGGTGGAAC GTGTGTTATTCGTGGTTGTGTTCCAAAGAAGATTTTAGTTTATGGAGCCAATTTTGGAGGTGAAATTGAG GATGCCAGGAATTACGGTTGGGAAGTGAACGAGAAAGTGGACTTTAACTGGAAAAAACTGTTGCAGAAAAAG ACGGATGAAATAATCAGGTTAAATGGAATTTACAAGAGGTTACTATCTAATGCTGGGGTTAAACTGTATGAAGGAGAGGGAAAGATTGTTGGTCCTAATGAAGTTGAGATGACTCAACTAGATGGGACTAAATTGAGGTACTCAGCAAAGCACATACTGATTGCAACTGGCAGTAGGGCTCAACGACCGGCTATTCCTGGGCAG GAGCTGGCCATAACTTCTGACGAGGCATTGAGTTTGGAAGATTTGCCTAAGCGTGCAGTGGTGTTTGGTGGGGG GTACGTTGCTGTTGAGTTTGCTTCAATATGGCGTGGCATGGGTGCTACTGTGGATCTATTTTTCAGAAAGGAACTTCCATTAAG GGGTTTTGATGATGAAATGAGGGCCGTGGTTGCGAGAAATCTAGAAGGCAGGGGAATTAATTTGCATccaagatcaaatttgatagag TTGACTAAAACAGAGGAGGGAATAAAAATTTACACCGATCACAAAGAGGAGCTGCTGGCAGATGTTGTACTTTTTGCCACTG GTAGAGCTCCCAATACGAAGAGATTAAATTTGGAAGCTGTAGGCATTGAGCTTGATAATGCGGGAGCTGTGAAG GTTGACGAATACTCTCGCACCAACATACCTACCATATGGGCTGTTGGTGATGTCACAAACCGAATGAATCTGACTCCTGTGGCCTTAATGGAGGGAACATGCTTTGCA AAAACTGTTTTTGCGGGGCAACCTACCAAACCAGACTACAATCACATACCATGTGCTGTATTTAG CATACCTCCTCTCTCTGTGGTGGGCCTCAGTGAGGAGCAGGCGTTAGAGCAAGcaaatggtgatgtattggtttTCACTTCGACTTTCAACCCTATGAAGAATACTATCTCTGG ACGACAAGAGAAGACGGTAATGAAGCTTGTTGTTGATGCTGAGACGGATAAGGTTCTTGGAGCTTCCATGTCTGGGCCAGATGCACCTGAAATCATGCAG GGTATTGCTGTTGCGCTGAAGTGTGGAGCAACAAAGCAACAATTTGACAGTACT GTGGGAATACACCCTTCTGCTGCTGAGGAATTTGTGACCATGCGTTCAGTGACTAGACGCGTTACTGCTGGTGGCAAACCAAAGACAACAAATCCGTAA